The genomic region GGTACCACCTCATCGAACCTCACGCCGCCCAGCGCGGTGGAGCTCCGCCCCGACCGGCCACCTGACCGGTCAGCCGCAGCCCGAAACAACAGGAAGGTCGTCTTCACAGTGAGCCACGACAGTGCCGGCACGGATCTGAAGGACCAGCAGGACGGGCCCGGGATCACCGAGCTGACCACCCCGCACCACCCCGAGGGCTGGACCGACCTGGACACCCGGGCCGTCGACACCGCCCGGCTGCTGGCCGCCGAGGCCGTGCAGAAGGTCGGCAACGGCCATCCCGGCACTGCGATGTCGTTGGCACCGCTGGCCTACACGCTCTTCCAGAAGGTCATGAAGCACGACCCGAACGACACCGAGTGGGTCGGCCGCGACCGGTTCGTGCTGTCCTGCGGGCACTCGAGCCTGACCCTGTACGTCCAGCTGTTCCTCGGTGGTTTCGGCCTCGAGCTGAAGGATTTGGAATCCCTGCGCACCTGGGGCTCGCAGACCCCCGGCCACCCGGAGCACCATCACACCCGCGGCGTCGAGATCACCACCGGCCCGCTGGGTCAGGGACTGGCCTCCGCCGTCGGCATGGCAATGGCCTCCCGTCGCGAGCGCGGGTTGTTCGATCCCGATGCCGCGGCCGGCGCCAGCCCGTTCGACCACTTCGTCTACGTCATCGCCTCCGACGGCGACATGGAGGAGGGCGTGACCAGCGAGGCCAGCTCGATCGCCGGCCGGCAGCAGCTCGGCAACCTGATCGTGTTCTACGACGACAACCAGATCTCCATCGAGGACGACACCAACATCGCGCTGTCCGAGGACGTCGTGCAGCGCTACGACGCCTACGGCTGGCACACCCAGCGGGTCGAGGGCGGGGAGAACGTCACCGGCCTGCTCGAGGCCGTCGAGGCCGCGAAAGCCGTCACCGACCGGCCGTCGTTCATCGCGGTCCGGACGATCATCGGCTATCCGGCCCCGACGAAGATGAACACCGGCAAGGCGCACGGCGCCGCCCTCGGTGACGAGGAGATCGCCGAGATCAAGCGCATCCTCGGCTTCGACCCGGAGCAGAAGTTCGCGGTGGCGCCGGAAGTGCTGGCGCACACCAGGGAGCTGCTGCAGCGCGGCACGGCCGCGCACGAGGAGTGGCAGCCCTCCTTCGACGCCTGGGCCGGGAACAACGCCGAGCGCAAGACGCTCTACGACCGACTCAAGACCCGCACCCTGCCCGAGGGCTGGGCCGACAAGCTGCCCAGCTACCCGGTGGACGCCAAGGGTGTCGCCACCCGCAAGGCCTCCGGTGAGGTGCTCACCGCGATCGCCGACGTGCTGCCCGAGTTGTGGGGCGGCTCCGCCGACCTCGCCGAGTCCAACAACACCACGATGACCGGGGCGAACTCCTTCGGTCCGATCGCCGCGGCGACCAAGGAGTGGCAGGCGGAGCCGTACGGCCGCACCCTGCACTTCGGCATCCGCGAACACGCCATGGGATCGATCCTCACCGGTATCGCCCTGCACGGACCGACCCGGCCGTACGGCGGCACCTTCCTGGTGTTCTCCGACTACATGCGCGGGGCCGTCCGGCTGGCCGCCGTCATGCAGGCCCCGGTGATCTACGTGTGGACGCACGACTCGATCGGCCTGGGCGAGGACGGCCCGACCCACCAGCCCGTGGAACACCTGGCCGCGCTGCGCGCCATCCCGGGCCTGTCGATCGTACGACCGGCCGATGCCAACGAGACCGTCTACAGCTGGCAGGCGACGCTGGAGAAGCAGAACGACTGGTTCTCCGGTCCCGTCGGGATGGCGCTCACCCGGCAGAACGTGCCGACGCTGGAAGGCACCTCGGCCGAGGGCGTCGCCCGCGGTGGCTACGTGCTGGAGGAGGCGGA from Nakamurella sp. A5-74 harbors:
- the tkt gene encoding transketolase, with protein sequence MTTPHHPEGWTDLDTRAVDTARLLAAEAVQKVGNGHPGTAMSLAPLAYTLFQKVMKHDPNDTEWVGRDRFVLSCGHSSLTLYVQLFLGGFGLELKDLESLRTWGSQTPGHPEHHHTRGVEITTGPLGQGLASAVGMAMASRRERGLFDPDAAAGASPFDHFVYVIASDGDMEEGVTSEASSIAGRQQLGNLIVFYDDNQISIEDDTNIALSEDVVQRYDAYGWHTQRVEGGENVTGLLEAVEAAKAVTDRPSFIAVRTIIGYPAPTKMNTGKAHGAALGDEEIAEIKRILGFDPEQKFAVAPEVLAHTRELLQRGTAAHEEWQPSFDAWAGNNAERKTLYDRLKTRTLPEGWADKLPSYPVDAKGVATRKASGEVLTAIADVLPELWGGSADLAESNNTTMTGANSFGPIAAATKEWQAEPYGRTLHFGIREHAMGSILTGIALHGPTRPYGGTFLVFSDYMRGAVRLAAVMQAPVIYVWTHDSIGLGEDGPTHQPVEHLAALRAIPGLSIVRPADANETVYSWQATLEKQNDWFSGPVGMALTRQNVPTLEGTSAEGVARGGYVLEEADGELQVILMASGSEVQLAVAARKVLQEQGIGARVVSVPCLDWFEHQDAEYIESVLPSSVPARVSVEAGIAMPWYRWLGSAGRPVSLEHFGASADFQTLYREFGITTETVVAAAQDSLAAAGATAPALKNRADETTLENPSTADRPETQDEGK